A stretch of Bacillus pseudomycoides DNA encodes these proteins:
- a CDS encoding diacylglycerol kinase family protein, producing the protein MRKGKLINSFGYAIAGIYFCLRHERNMKIHFLAAVIVICCGLYFHVTIIDWLILLITIGIVMSLEMVNTAVEKTVDLVTADFKPLAKIAKDVAAGAVLLFTVIAVIIGAIIFLPYMV; encoded by the coding sequence ATGAGAAAAGGAAAACTTATAAATAGTTTTGGATATGCTATAGCTGGTATATACTTTTGTCTTCGTCACGAACGAAATATGAAAATTCATTTTTTGGCCGCAGTTATTGTTATATGCTGCGGCCTTTATTTCCATGTAACGATAATAGATTGGCTCATATTACTCATTACAATCGGGATTGTAATGAGCTTGGAAATGGTCAATACAGCGGTTGAAAAAACAGTTGATTTAGTCACAGCAGATTTTAAACCGTTGGCGAAAATTGCAAAAGATGTTGCGGCCGGAGCGGTACTCTTGTTTACTGTTATAGCTGTTATAATTGGTGCTATTATCTTTTTACCTTATATGGTATAG
- the recO gene encoding DNA repair protein RecO: protein MFQKVEGIVIRTTDYGETNKIVTIFSREFGKVSAMARGAKKPKSRLASISQLMMHGHFLIQMGSGLGTLQQGEIISSMKEIREDIFLTAYASFIVELTDKATEDKKHNPYLFEMLYQTLHYMCEGVDPEVLSLIYQTKMLPVLGMHPYFDTCAICHHEADFVAFSVREGGFLCSRHAEQDPYRIPVGEAVHKLLRLFYHFDLARLGNVSVKDGTKRQMRTVLNTYYDEYCGIYLKSRRFLEQLDKFQI from the coding sequence ATGTTTCAAAAAGTTGAGGGAATTGTTATCCGGACAACAGATTACGGAGAAACGAATAAAATTGTTACGATATTCTCACGTGAGTTTGGAAAAGTAAGTGCAATGGCAAGAGGGGCGAAAAAGCCGAAAAGTAGGTTAGCATCTATTTCGCAACTTATGATGCATGGTCACTTTCTGATTCAAATGGGCTCTGGACTTGGGACTTTACAACAAGGTGAAATAATTTCATCTATGAAAGAAATTCGTGAAGATATATTTTTAACTGCTTATGCATCATTTATCGTTGAATTGACTGATAAAGCAACTGAAGATAAGAAACATAATCCGTACTTATTTGAAATGTTATATCAAACGTTGCACTACATGTGTGAGGGTGTTGATCCTGAAGTATTGTCTTTAATTTATCAAACGAAAATGCTTCCGGTACTTGGGATGCATCCATACTTTGATACATGTGCGATTTGTCACCATGAGGCAGATTTTGTCGCCTTCTCTGTCCGAGAAGGCGGTTTTCTGTGCTCACGCCATGCAGAGCAAGATCCATACCGTATTCCGGTGGGAGAGGCCGTTCATAAATTATTACGCCTCTTTTATCATTTTGATTTAGCTCGCCTTGGTAATGTCTCTGTCAAGGATGGAACGAAGCGACAAATGCGTACAGTATTAAATACATATTATGATGAATATTGTGGAATCTATTTGAAATCAAGGCGTTTTCTGGAACAACTTGATAAGTTTCAAATATAA
- the era gene encoding GTPase Era, whose product MNRKGYKSGFVSIIGRPNVGKSTFLNRIIGQKIAIMSDKPQTTRNKIQGVYTENDSQVIFIDTPGIHKPKHKLGDFMVKMAQTTLKEVDIVLFMVNAAEGFGRGEEFIIEKLQETKQPVFLVINKIDQVHPEKLLELIDQYRKLHEFAEIVPISALEGNNIESLIGAIKKYLPEGPQYYPDNQVTDHPERFIIAELIREKVLHLTREEVPHSVAVVIDAIQKREGGAVYVNATIIVERPSQKGIIIGKQGKMLKEVGKRARFDIEALLGSKVFLEVWVKVQKDWRNKMSQLRDLGFREDEY is encoded by the coding sequence ATGAATAGAAAAGGTTATAAATCAGGTTTTGTCTCTATAATTGGCAGACCGAATGTTGGGAAATCGACATTTTTAAACCGTATCATCGGTCAAAAAATTGCTATTATGAGTGATAAACCTCAAACAACTCGTAATAAAATTCAAGGTGTATACACAGAAAATGATTCGCAAGTTATCTTTATTGATACGCCAGGAATACATAAGCCAAAGCATAAACTAGGCGATTTTATGGTGAAGATGGCACAAACGACATTAAAAGAAGTTGACATTGTATTATTTATGGTCAATGCAGCTGAAGGTTTTGGTCGTGGTGAAGAATTTATTATTGAGAAACTACAAGAAACAAAGCAACCAGTATTTTTAGTAATCAATAAAATTGATCAAGTTCATCCAGAAAAATTGCTGGAATTAATTGATCAATATCGTAAGTTACACGAGTTCGCAGAGATTGTTCCGATTTCTGCATTAGAAGGTAATAATATTGAATCGTTGATTGGAGCGATTAAGAAGTATTTACCAGAAGGACCGCAATACTATCCGGACAACCAAGTAACAGATCATCCGGAGAGATTTATTATTGCAGAACTGATTCGTGAAAAAGTGCTTCATTTAACACGTGAGGAAGTACCACATTCGGTGGCGGTTGTGATCGATGCGATTCAAAAGCGTGAAGGTGGAGCCGTCTATGTAAATGCAACAATTATTGTAGAACGCCCATCACAAAAAGGAATTATTATCGGGAAACAAGGGAAGATGCTGAAAGAAGTAGGAAAAAGAGCTCGTTTTGATATTGAAGCACTTCTCGGTTCAAAAGTATTCTTAGAAGTCTGGGTAAAAGTACAAAAAGATTGGCGTAATAAAATGTCACAGCTTCGCGATCTTGGTTTCCGTGAAGATGAGTATTAA
- a CDS encoding HD family phosphohydrolase: MSRSQEISRWFRNIQHSNKLSWISYILLGAVLFFALMNNVKPEQLDVKMLSISKQTIHSPIKIEDKVTTDRKKREAAQKVEDQYTYRSEYKQNKVDIVNSVFGAIKEVDGETKSGSPDEQKTISAAERLEKLKKKLPTDLTKSLSDSVLLQFVNAEPAQLSLARDAMVTAINNIMSTHIKMNEENDARERFVNEIRNVNVNSDLKEALNVLGKYAIEANYFYDSTATKDRKKLAEDAVAPVYILQGQILVKEGDTITREVYDQLKLVGLLEQGNTFQPFVGLAIVIGVLLFFMHKQFESFLKLKREEKPYILAYTTIVAITVVLMKIISLFQKLEYAGIAYVVPVAMGTILVKLMIGDRFVFITSIIFSVCGSIMFNEGVTSTLNYSVGIYVLLSSLSVSIFLKEKNRRTMILQAGILVSVLNVVLLAALLLLRNGNFSPLEIGSQLLMAAASGIISSILAMGILPYLESGLGIVSSMKLMELSSPNHPLLRKILLEAPGTYHHSVMVANLSEAACEAVGANGVLARVGAYYHDIGKTLQPHFFIENQMGIENPHDKLDPETSRDIIIAHVTNGVKMLEEHHIPQEIIDIAGQHHGTTLLKYFYYKAIKEDKEKYTEDMFRYPGSKATSKESAIVGIADSVEAAVRSMNHPTPEQINNLVQSIIKDRLQDGQFSECNLTFKELQIVGKTLCETLNGIFHSRIKYPEPPEEKVTE; the protein is encoded by the coding sequence AATTAAGCTGGATTTCTTATATTTTATTAGGAGCGGTACTGTTTTTTGCACTTATGAACAATGTGAAACCAGAGCAACTAGATGTTAAAATGCTATCTATTTCGAAACAAACAATCCACTCTCCTATCAAAATCGAAGATAAAGTAACGACGGATAGAAAGAAAAGAGAAGCTGCTCAAAAGGTTGAAGATCAATATACATATCGAAGTGAATATAAGCAAAATAAAGTGGATATTGTAAACTCTGTCTTTGGTGCGATAAAAGAAGTGGATGGTGAGACAAAGTCTGGTAGTCCTGATGAACAGAAAACGATTTCTGCAGCGGAACGATTAGAAAAGCTAAAAAAGAAATTGCCTACTGACTTAACAAAAAGCTTATCTGATTCTGTGTTGTTACAATTTGTGAATGCTGAGCCAGCTCAATTGTCATTAGCAAGAGATGCTATGGTAACAGCGATTAATAATATTATGAGTACGCACATTAAAATGAATGAAGAAAATGATGCGAGAGAGCGATTCGTTAATGAGATACGCAATGTTAATGTGAATAGCGATTTAAAAGAAGCGCTTAATGTGCTTGGGAAATATGCAATTGAAGCCAATTATTTCTATGATTCAACTGCTACCAAAGATCGAAAGAAATTAGCAGAAGATGCAGTTGCGCCAGTTTATATTCTTCAAGGACAAATTCTCGTGAAGGAAGGCGACACGATTACAAGAGAAGTATATGATCAGTTGAAATTAGTTGGGCTTCTTGAGCAAGGAAATACATTCCAGCCATTTGTAGGATTAGCAATTGTTATTGGTGTGCTCTTATTCTTTATGCATAAACAATTTGAATCGTTTTTAAAATTGAAAAGAGAAGAAAAACCATATATTTTAGCGTATACAACAATTGTGGCGATTACAGTTGTTTTGATGAAGATCATTAGTTTGTTTCAAAAATTGGAATACGCAGGAATCGCGTACGTTGTTCCGGTTGCGATGGGAACAATATTGGTAAAATTAATGATTGGTGATCGTTTTGTTTTTATAACAAGTATAATCTTCTCTGTATGCGGGAGTATCATGTTTAATGAAGGTGTAACGAGTACACTGAATTATAGTGTAGGTATTTATGTTTTACTAAGTTCGTTATCGGTTAGTATCTTTTTGAAAGAGAAAAATCGACGTACGATGATTTTGCAAGCAGGGATACTTGTTTCTGTTTTAAATGTAGTTCTATTAGCCGCGTTATTACTTTTACGTAATGGGAATTTCTCGCCGCTTGAAATCGGTTCGCAACTATTAATGGCGGCAGCTTCTGGTATTATCTCTTCCATTTTAGCGATGGGAATTTTACCGTATTTAGAAAGTGGACTTGGAATTGTATCAAGTATGAAGCTTATGGAGCTTTCCAGCCCGAATCATCCGCTCCTTCGTAAAATTTTACTAGAAGCACCGGGAACATATCATCACAGTGTTATGGTTGCTAACCTTTCTGAGGCGGCTTGTGAGGCTGTTGGAGCAAATGGAGTTTTAGCACGTGTGGGTGCGTATTATCATGATATAGGGAAAACACTGCAGCCTCACTTCTTTATAGAAAACCAAATGGGGATTGAAAACCCGCATGATAAATTAGACCCTGAAACGAGCAGAGATATTATTATTGCTCATGTGACAAATGGAGTAAAGATGTTAGAGGAACATCATATTCCACAAGAAATTATTGATATTGCCGGACAGCATCATGGAACGACATTACTTAAATATTTTTACTATAAAGCAATTAAAGAAGATAAAGAGAAATATACAGAAGACATGTTCCGTTACCCAGGATCAAAAGCGACGTCAAAAGAGTCTGCAATTGTTGGGATTGCGGATAGTGTCGAAGCGGCAGTGCGTTCGATGAACCATCCAACACCAGAACAAATTAATAATTTGGTACAAAGTATTATAAAAGATCGTTTGCAGGATGGACAATTTAGTGAATGTAATTTGACATTTAAAGAATTACAAATTGTTGGGAAAACTTTATGTGAAACGTTAAATGGTATTTTCCATTCTCGTATTAAATATCCGGAACCACCGGAAGAAAAGGTGACAGAATGA
- the dnaG gene encoding DNA primase, translating into MGNRIPEEVVEQIRTSSDIVEVIGEYVQLRKQGRNYFGLCPFHGENSPSFSVSSDKQIFHCFGCGEGGNVFSFLMKMEGLSFIEAVQKLGERNNISVVDYTSGQEQQENISDDSVIMLQAHELLKKYYHHLLVNTEEGNEALSYLLNRGITKEMIAKFEIGYASPAWDAAAKILQKRGFSLATMEQAGLLVRSERDGSHHDRFRGRVMFPIHTLQGKVAAFSGRALGDDTPKYLNSPETPIFHKSKLLYNFHQARSFIRKRGQVVLFEGYADVLAAVKSGIEESVATMGTALTEEQAKLLRRNVETVVLCYDGDKAGREATMKAGQLLVQVGCHVKVTSLPDKLDPDEYVQQYGTAAFENLVKASISFVGFKINYLRLGKNLQDESGKEEYVKSVLKELALLQDAMQAESYLKSLSQEFAYSMETLLGQLHQYRKEQKIQQKQTKQISKPPQIVQAKPKFSGFERAERELIYHMLQSAEVAFRIEPHIEDFHTEEHKGILYELYAYYEKGNEPSVGNFLSWLSDEKLKNIITNISTDEFINPEYTDEVLQGHLEALSRHKQKLKKMETIFAVKQMEKTDPVEAAKFYAAYLQNQKARR; encoded by the coding sequence ATGGGAAACAGAATTCCCGAAGAAGTTGTTGAACAGATTCGGACATCATCTGATATTGTAGAAGTGATTGGTGAGTATGTTCAGCTCAGAAAGCAAGGGCGCAATTATTTTGGCCTTTGTCCATTCCATGGTGAGAATTCACCTTCATTTTCTGTTTCATCAGACAAGCAAATTTTTCATTGCTTCGGATGTGGAGAGGGAGGAAATGTTTTTTCGTTTCTCATGAAGATGGAAGGACTCTCTTTCATAGAAGCTGTGCAAAAGCTTGGAGAAAGAAATAATATTTCGGTTGTAGATTATACATCAGGACAAGAACAACAAGAGAATATATCTGATGACAGTGTCATTATGTTACAGGCTCACGAACTTTTGAAAAAATACTATCACCATCTTTTAGTGAATACTGAAGAGGGAAATGAAGCTCTCTCTTATTTGCTAAATCGAGGTATTACAAAAGAGATGATTGCAAAGTTTGAAATTGGTTATGCATCTCCAGCTTGGGATGCGGCAGCAAAAATATTACAAAAAAGAGGTTTTTCGCTAGCAACTATGGAGCAAGCTGGCTTACTTGTAAGGAGTGAAAGGGATGGCAGTCATCATGATCGTTTTCGCGGAAGGGTCATGTTTCCGATTCACACACTGCAAGGGAAAGTAGCAGCGTTTAGTGGAAGGGCATTAGGAGATGATACTCCGAAATACTTAAACAGCCCAGAAACACCTATTTTTCACAAAAGTAAGTTGCTGTATAACTTCCATCAAGCAAGATCGTTTATCAGAAAACGAGGGCAAGTTGTTCTATTTGAAGGATATGCTGACGTATTAGCTGCTGTAAAAAGCGGGATTGAAGAATCAGTTGCGACGATGGGAACAGCTCTAACAGAAGAACAGGCGAAACTTCTGCGGCGTAATGTTGAAACTGTTGTTCTTTGCTATGATGGTGATAAAGCAGGACGAGAAGCGACAATGAAAGCAGGTCAATTGTTAGTGCAAGTTGGTTGTCACGTCAAGGTTACTTCATTGCCAGATAAGCTTGATCCTGATGAATATGTGCAACAATATGGAACAGCGGCGTTTGAAAATCTTGTAAAGGCTAGTATAAGTTTTGTTGGATTCAAAATAAATTACTTGCGTTTAGGGAAAAATTTGCAAGATGAGTCTGGTAAAGAAGAGTATGTGAAAAGTGTTTTAAAAGAGTTAGCTTTATTGCAAGATGCAATGCAAGCAGAGTCATATTTAAAATCATTATCGCAAGAATTTGCTTACTCAATGGAAACACTTTTAGGCCAATTACACCAATATCGCAAAGAACAAAAGATACAGCAAAAACAAACGAAGCAAATTTCTAAACCGCCTCAAATCGTTCAAGCAAAACCGAAATTTTCAGGTTTTGAAAGAGCAGAAAGAGAGCTCATTTACCATATGCTACAGAGTGCAGAAGTTGCTTTCCGTATCGAACCTCATATAGAAGATTTTCATACGGAAGAACATAAAGGGATTTTATATGAACTATACGCATATTATGAAAAGGGAAATGAACCCTCAGTCGGGAATTTCTTAAGCTGGCTCTCTGATGAGAAATTGAAAAATATTATCACCAATATTTCAACGGATGAATTCATTAATCCAGAATACACGGACGAGGTATTACAAGGTCACTTAGAGGCGTTAAGTCGCCATAAGCAAAAGTTAAAAAAAATGGAAACCATTTTTGCAGTAAAGCAAATGGAAAAAACAGATCCAGTAGAAGCTGCAAAATTTTATGCAGCGTATTTACAAAATCAGAAAGCAAGAAGATAG
- a CDS encoding cytidine deaminase → MNSKELIQEAIEARKQAYVPYSKFQVGAALLTEDGKVYRGCNVENASYGLCNCAERTALFKAISEGDKAFVAIAVVADTNRPVPPCGACRQVMIELCKQDTKVYLSNLHGDIQETTVGELLPGAFLAEDLHE, encoded by the coding sequence ATGAACAGCAAAGAATTAATTCAAGAAGCAATCGAAGCGCGTAAACAGGCGTATGTACCATATTCTAAGTTTCAAGTAGGTGCAGCATTATTAACGGAAGATGGAAAAGTATACCGTGGATGTAATGTTGAAAATGCATCATATGGATTATGTAATTGTGCCGAAAGAACGGCTTTATTTAAAGCGATTTCTGAAGGGGATAAAGCATTTGTGGCGATAGCGGTTGTAGCGGATACAAATCGTCCAGTACCTCCTTGTGGAGCGTGCCGTCAAGTTATGATAGAATTATGTAAACAGGATACGAAAGTATACTTATCAAATTTACATGGTGACATTCAGGAGACAACGGTCGGAGAATTGTTACCAGGAGCATTTTTAGCGGAGGATTTACATGAATAG
- a CDS encoding YaiI/YqxD family protein has translation MQNISKILVDADACPVKDEIVRVGTKFHVEILLVASYAHRSRKQQGNWIYVDSEQDEVDFYIYKHAKSSDLVITQDMGLAGLLVKKGVYVLSPRGTFVTDEQMDTILYSRYVSAKLRRQGTYTKGPKSFSTHDRQCFLTNLEKILSNYKGIL, from the coding sequence ATGCAAAACATCAGTAAGATTCTAGTTGATGCAGATGCATGTCCTGTGAAGGATGAAATTGTGCGAGTTGGAACAAAATTCCATGTCGAAATTTTGTTGGTCGCATCCTACGCCCATCGTTCGAGAAAACAGCAAGGAAATTGGATATATGTAGATTCTGAGCAAGATGAAGTGGATTTTTATATTTATAAACACGCCAAATCTTCAGATCTCGTGATCACACAGGATATGGGACTTGCTGGTCTTCTTGTGAAAAAAGGAGTATATGTATTATCTCCACGAGGTACATTTGTGACTGATGAGCAAATGGATACAATTTTATATAGTAGATATGTATCTGCGAAGTTACGCAGACAAGGGACCTATACAAAAGGTCCAAAATCATTTTCAACGCACGATCGACAATGCTTTTTAACAAATTTAGAAAAAATATTGTCGAATTATAAAGGAATCCTTTAA
- the ybeY gene encoding rRNA maturation RNase YbeY codes for MSLLIDFFDETEEVKEEYVNMIRDLLEQAARMESVEDGTELSVTFVDNERIQEINRDYRDKDQPTDVISFAMEDMGEGEMEIVGVEMPRMLGDLIISIPRAKEQAGEYGHSFDRELGFLALHGFLHLLGYDHMTDEDEKEMFGKQKEILEAFGLGR; via the coding sequence ATGAGTTTATTAATAGATTTTTTTGATGAAACAGAAGAAGTAAAAGAAGAGTATGTGAATATGATTCGTGATTTGCTAGAGCAAGCTGCACGAATGGAGAGTGTAGAAGACGGAACAGAGCTTTCTGTTACATTTGTTGATAATGAACGTATTCAAGAAATTAATCGTGATTACCGCGATAAAGATCAACCGACAGATGTTATTTCTTTTGCGATGGAGGATATGGGAGAAGGCGAGATGGAGATTGTTGGAGTGGAAATGCCGCGTATGCTAGGGGACCTTATTATTTCCATTCCAAGAGCGAAAGAACAGGCTGGAGAATATGGGCATTCCTTTGATCGTGAGCTAGGGTTTTTAGCGTTACATGGATTTTTGCATTTACTTGGTTATGATCATATGACAGATGAAGATGAAAAAGAGATGTTTGGAAAACAAAAGGAAATTTTAGAGGCATTTGGATTAGGTAGATGA
- a CDS encoding helix-turn-helix transcriptional regulator, which translates to MIIIELNKRQEHIIQIVKDHGPITGESIAAQLNLTRATLRPDLAILTMAGYLEARPRVGYFYTGKTGGQLLSEAVKKVKVQDYQSRPVVVDKNISVYDAICTMFLEDVGTLFVVEQATLLVGVVSRKDLLRASLGKQDLTSLPVNIIMTRMPNIAMCRREDSLYDIAMELIERQIDAVPVVKDTKQGLEVVGRITKTNITRAFVNLVNNE; encoded by the coding sequence GTGATTATCATAGAACTGAATAAACGGCAAGAACATATCATTCAGATTGTAAAAGATCACGGTCCTATTACAGGGGAATCAATTGCGGCACAATTAAATTTAACGCGTGCAACGTTAAGACCTGACTTAGCGATTTTAACGATGGCAGGTTATTTAGAAGCACGTCCACGTGTCGGTTATTTTTATACAGGAAAAACTGGGGGACAGTTATTATCAGAAGCTGTTAAGAAAGTTAAAGTGCAAGATTATCAATCTAGACCGGTCGTAGTTGATAAAAATATTTCCGTATACGATGCGATTTGTACTATGTTTTTAGAAGATGTGGGTACTTTGTTTGTTGTCGAGCAAGCGACGCTTTTAGTTGGGGTAGTTTCTCGTAAAGATTTATTGCGTGCAAGCTTAGGAAAGCAGGATTTAACATCGCTTCCGGTTAATATTATCATGACAAGGATGCCAAATATCGCAATGTGCCGTAGGGAGGATTCTCTATATGATATTGCGATGGAATTAATAGAAAGACAGATTGATGCTGTACCAGTTGTAAAAGACACGAAACAAGGATTAGAAGTTGTTGGTCGAATTACAAAAACAAACATTACGCGTGCGTTTGTCAATTTAGTAAACAATGAATAA
- a CDS encoding pyruvate, water dikinase regulatory protein — translation MDNKIVYVVSDSVGETADLVVRAAMGQFPFAPDIRRVPYVEDAGTLKEVISIAKSNQALICFTLVKPEMRQYMLTEAAKEGVEAYDIIGPLIDQIEEITGQVPRYEPGVVRRLDEEYFKKIEAIEFAVKYDDGRDARGILKADIVLIGISRTSKTPLSQYLAHNKRLKVANVPLVPEVDPPEELYQVAKEKCFGLKITPDKLNHIRKERLKSLGLSDGATYANINRIKEEIDHFEKVVGKINCQVIDVSNKAIEETANIIVNAVQNQKMF, via the coding sequence ATGGATAATAAAATCGTATATGTCGTATCTGATTCTGTTGGAGAGACGGCTGATTTAGTTGTTCGAGCTGCAATGGGACAATTTCCATTTGCTCCTGATATTAGACGTGTACCCTATGTGGAAGATGCAGGGACATTAAAAGAAGTGATTTCAATTGCAAAGAGTAATCAAGCGCTTATTTGTTTTACGTTAGTAAAACCAGAAATGCGTCAATATATGCTAACAGAAGCGGCAAAAGAGGGAGTAGAGGCCTATGATATTATTGGTCCTCTTATCGATCAAATTGAGGAGATCACAGGACAAGTTCCAAGGTATGAACCTGGTGTTGTACGTAGATTAGACGAAGAATATTTTAAGAAGATTGAAGCAATTGAGTTTGCGGTTAAGTATGATGATGGTAGAGATGCGCGCGGAATTTTGAAAGCGGATATCGTTTTGATAGGAATATCACGTACTTCAAAAACACCTCTTTCTCAATATTTAGCTCATAATAAGCGATTGAAGGTTGCCAATGTACCACTTGTACCAGAAGTGGATCCGCCTGAAGAATTATATCAAGTTGCAAAAGAAAAATGTTTCGGCTTGAAAATTACACCGGATAAGTTAAATCACATTCGGAAAGAACGATTAAAGTCACTTGGATTAAGTGATGGAGCAACATATGCGAACATCAATCGTATTAAAGAAGAAATTGATCACTTTGAGAAAGTAGTAGGTAAAATAAACTGTCAAGTTATTGACGTATCAAATAAGGCGATCGAGGAAACAGCCAATATTATTGTGAATGCAGTGCAAAACCAAAAAATGTTTTAG
- a CDS encoding YqzL family protein: MLDFTWKFFSKTGSIETYLLLKEMEKDLHDEMDQHEEELAHLDSPIS; this comes from the coding sequence ATGCTAGATTTTACCTGGAAGTTTTTCTCCAAGACAGGAAGCATTGAGACGTATTTGCTTTTGAAGGAAATGGAAAAAGACCTACACGATGAGATGGATCAACATGAAGAGGAGCTAGCACATCTAGATTCTCCAATTTCTTGA